DNA sequence from the Armatimonadota bacterium genome:
CGCACGGGGCCCGGGACCGCGGGAGATGTGGGGTGGGCCGCGGCGGTGTTGATGGAGGGGGAGAGACTCGTGGCCACGGCCACCGTGCGGGGAAAGGCGGCATGGCCGTATGAGCCGGGGCTGCTGGCCCTGCGGGAGGGGCCGCTTTTGGAGGCCGCGGTTCGCGCCCTTCCGGAGCGCCCGGAACTCCTGGTGGTGAACGCCACGGGCCGAGACCACCCGCGCCGGGCCGGGCTCGCGGTGCACCTCGGGTTCCGGCTCGGAATCCCCACCGTCGGCGTGACCCAGCGCCCCCTGGTGGCCCGGGGAGATCCCCCGCACGCGTCCCGGGGATCCGTGAGCCCGCTCTGGCTTGACGGAGAGGTGGTGGCCTACTGGGTCCGCACCAAGGAGGGCACCGCACCGCTCGTGGCCCACGCGGGCTGGCGCACGGATCCCCAGACCGCGGCGGAGGTGTTGCGATCCCTCACGGGGAGGTGGCGGACCCCGGAACCCCTTCGGCAGGCCCGGGCCGCGGCCCGGGCCGCCCGGGCGGCCTCACCGCCTCTTGGGGAACACGAATAGGTACACGGGGTTGCGGGCCCACGGAGCGGTGCTGCTCCCGCCGTCGAGCAAAAAGGCATGCGTGTAGCCCGTCCGGTGCATGATGGCCCGCACGCCCGCCAGGGTCTGTACCCCTTCCAGCAGTGCGAACCGGGTTCCACCTTCCACCCACAGCACCGCGCGTCGCTGGGTCCGGGCCCACAACACACGTCGGTCGTAGATGCGCCCCACCATGTGACGGCCCACGAGG
Encoded proteins:
- a CDS encoding endonuclease V — protein: MPAPWPLTPEELIAQQLALARLVPEPWRFSGGLCSVAGCFVCFPRGRTGPGTAGDVGWAAAVLMEGERLVATATVRGKAAWPYEPGLLALREGPLLEAAVRALPERPELLVVNATGRDHPRRAGLAVHLGFRLGIPTVGVTQRPLVARGDPPHASRGSVSPLWLDGEVVAYWVRTKEGTAPLVAHAGWRTDPQTAAEVLRSLTGRWRTPEPLRQARAAARAARAASPPLGEHE